From the bacterium genome, the window TCGGGCTACGGCGGCTACCTGGTCGGTCTCAACAACGACGCCTACTACGGCGCGCCGGGGAAGGCCTGGTTCTTCGACCTCGGATCGCCCGGCGAGCAGGCCTTCTCGACCACGGACGTCAACGACGGTCAGTGGCACCAGATCGTCTGCACTTACCAGCAGGGCGGCCTGCTGGGCATCTACGTCGACGGCACGCCGCGCGAGGACCTGCATGACGGGCCGTCGAACCTGCCGACCTCGGCGCGGTTCATCGTCGGCGGCATCGATGCGGGGGGCGTGAGCCCTTGGTTCCAGGGCTGGATCGACGACGTCCAAGTCTATGACCACACGCTCAAGCCCCACCAGATCGACTATCTCTACGCGCACCCGACGTACGTCTTCATCGACGAGATCCTGCCCGTCACCGCCGGCCTGCGGCTCTGGCTGCGGGCCGACGAGGCCGTGGCCGACGGCGACCAGCAGCCCGTCGCGATCTGGGCCGACCGCTCCGGGCAGGCCCTGCACGTCACGCAAGCCGACCCCGCGGCGCAGCCGCGTTTCATCGAACGGGCGGAGTGCTGCAACCCGGCGGTCCGCTTCGACGGGAACGACTTCCTGATCCGTGAAGGTGTCGCCGGTTCGTCCCTGACGTCGACGGACGCGGCGACCGTGTACGTCATGGCGCGGCAGGACGGCGCGGACATCTACAACACGGTCCTGGGCTGGGGCTACGGCGACAACCGGCTCTTCGTGCACTACACGTGGGGCGGCTGGCTGGTCTTCCAGCACGGGCCGCCCACGGGAGCCGGCGGCCTCGGTTCCTGGGCGCCGCCGGCGGGATGGGACGACGCCATCCATCTGGTGGAGCTCAGGCGCGAGGCCGGCCTCTTCTCCTGCCTGATCGACGGCGCGGACCAGGGCGACCAGGCCACGATCGGCGCACCGAACCCGGCGGCGGTCCAGTCGCTGCTGATCGGGTCGGACGCCTACCGCCTCAACGACATGACCGGCGACGTCTTCGAGATCCTGGTCTACGACCGCGCCCTGTCGCCCGCGGAGCGACTGGCGGTGCGGGACTACTTCGAACAGCGGTACTCCCCGACCCTGGTCGGCGTGGAGACGCCGTCGCCGACGCGGCCTGCGCTCGCGGTCGCGCCCAACCCGTTCAACCCGCGCACGGTCGTCACCTTCGAGTTGCCGCAGGCGGGGGAGGTGTCCGTCGCGGTGCACGACGTCCAGGGCAGGCTGGTCCGACGGCTCGCCGCCGGCGGCCACGAGGCCGGCCGGCACGAACTCGTCTGGGACGGGCGCGACGATCGCGGTCGCGCCGTGGGCGCGGGCGTCTACCTGGTGCGGCTGTCCGCGCCGCAGGGCGACGCCGCGACGCGCGTCGTGCTGATC encodes:
- a CDS encoding LamG-like jellyroll fold domain-containing protein; this encodes MPASKRRANRILAFALLTIPLAAAVPARAVIVAHWRFDEPAGTSIAVDETGGYGGTLLGTATFGAPGVPGAAGGALELGFGGGGAVDMGDVLAFGDEDFSLAMWVRTLPGAAGVMYPVSKHVSGYGGYLVGLNNDAYYGAPGKAWFFDLGSPGEQAFSTTDVNDGQWHQIVCTYQQGGLLGIYVDGTPREDLHDGPSNLPTSARFIVGGIDAGGVSPWFQGWIDDVQVYDHTLKPHQIDYLYAHPTYVFIDEILPVTAGLRLWLRADEAVADGDQQPVAIWADRSGQALHVTQADPAAQPRFIERAECCNPAVRFDGNDFLIREGVAGSSLTSTDAATVYVMARQDGADIYNTVLGWGYGDNRLFVHYTWGGWLVFQHGPPTGAGGLGSWAPPAGWDDAIHLVELRREAGLFSCLIDGADQGDQATIGAPNPAAVQSLLIGSDAYRLNDMTGDVFEILVYDRALSPAERLAVRDYFEQRYSPTLVGVETPSPTRPALAVAPNPFNPRTVVTFELPQAGEVSVAVHDVQGRLVRRLAAGGHEAGRHELVWDGRDDRGRAVGAGVYLVRLSAPQGDAATRVVLIK